The following are encoded together in the Adhaeribacter arboris genome:
- a CDS encoding alpha/beta hydrolase-fold protein — protein MKHFYTLLVVFLLLSGAAKSQNIEKEAPPDFDVVQPSIAHGKIDTITYDSKTVGTKRRALVYTPPGYSKSKKYPVLYLLHGIGGDEKEWLKGGQPQVILDNLYAQKKVQPMIVVLPNGRAMKDDRAVGNVFDPDKVQAFATFDKDLLNDLIPYIEKKYPVRKERENRAIAGLSMGGGQSLNFGLGNLDKFAWVGGFSSAPNTKKPEELMPSPAEAKKKLKLLWISCGDQDGLITFSKRTHDYLFTNNVPHVYYVEPGGHDFKVWKNGLYMFSQFLFKPVNTAALNKYTVLGTPAATNIRSAKYPQILPDNRVVFRTKAPEAQKVQIDLGKKYDMVKQTDGFWEVTTDSIGEGFHYYSLLVDDVALADPASETFYGMGRQASGIEIPFRGGAYYAEKEVPHGEVRIKRYFSPVTNSWRRFYVYTPAGYDQNTAEKYPVLYLLHGGGEDERGWATQGKTDLILDNLIADKKAKPMLVVMLDGNMGMSGFNENAFKVFENELKQAVIPFVEKNYRALPDGKNRALAGLSMGGLQTLHAGMRNTQLFNYLGVFSSGWFSNQPALSNPQYEFIQNNMATINNNLKLLWVAMGGKEDIAYQNCKEMLAKFDQMKVKYTYTEYPGGHTWPVWRNNLYNFAPLLFK, from the coding sequence ATGAAGCATTTTTATACCCTACTTGTTGTTTTTCTGCTGTTGAGTGGAGCCGCCAAATCCCAGAACATCGAAAAAGAAGCTCCCCCGGATTTCGACGTGGTACAACCCTCTATAGCTCACGGGAAAATAGACACCATTACCTACGATTCTAAAACGGTGGGTACCAAACGCCGGGCTTTAGTATACACGCCACCCGGATATTCCAAAAGTAAAAAATACCCGGTGCTGTATTTATTACACGGCATTGGCGGCGACGAGAAAGAATGGTTGAAAGGCGGGCAGCCCCAGGTAATTCTGGATAATCTGTACGCCCAGAAAAAAGTACAACCCATGATAGTGGTGCTGCCGAACGGCCGGGCCATGAAAGACGACCGGGCCGTAGGCAATGTTTTCGATCCCGATAAAGTGCAAGCCTTTGCTACTTTCGATAAAGATTTACTCAACGACTTAATTCCGTACATCGAGAAAAAGTATCCGGTGCGGAAAGAACGGGAAAATCGGGCCATTGCCGGCTTATCGATGGGCGGCGGACAATCTTTAAATTTTGGTTTGGGTAACTTAGATAAATTTGCCTGGGTTGGTGGGTTCTCTTCGGCGCCTAACACCAAAAAACCGGAAGAACTAATGCCGAGCCCCGCCGAGGCGAAAAAGAAATTAAAACTACTCTGGATTTCCTGCGGCGACCAGGATGGCCTGATTACCTTCAGCAAGCGCACCCACGATTATTTATTTACCAACAATGTACCGCACGTGTATTACGTAGAGCCGGGCGGGCACGATTTTAAAGTCTGGAAAAACGGATTGTATATGTTCTCGCAGTTCTTGTTCAAACCGGTGAATACGGCCGCTTTGAACAAGTACACGGTTTTAGGTACCCCGGCGGCCACCAACATCCGGTCGGCGAAGTACCCGCAAATTCTGCCCGACAATCGGGTAGTTTTCCGGACGAAAGCGCCCGAAGCGCAAAAAGTGCAGATTGATCTGGGTAAAAAGTACGATATGGTAAAGCAAACCGATGGTTTCTGGGAAGTAACCACCGATTCTATCGGCGAAGGTTTTCATTATTACTCTTTACTAGTAGATGACGTGGCCCTGGCTGACCCCGCCAGCGAAACGTTTTACGGTATGGGTCGGCAGGCCAGCGGCATTGAAATCCCTTTCCGGGGTGGTGCGTATTATGCCGAAAAAGAGGTGCCCCACGGCGAGGTGCGGATAAAACGCTACTTTTCGCCGGTTACCAATTCTTGGCGGCGGTTTTACGTGTATACGCCAGCGGGCTACGACCAAAATACTGCCGAAAAATATCCGGTACTGTACCTCTTGCACGGCGGCGGCGAAGACGAACGTGGCTGGGCCACCCAAGGTAAAACCGACTTAATCCTGGATAATTTAATTGCCGATAAAAAAGCCAAACCCATGCTGGTAGTCATGCTCGATGGTAACATGGGCATGTCCGGGTTTAATGAAAATGCTTTTAAAGTTTTTGAAAACGAGTTAAAGCAGGCCGTTATTCCTTTCGTGGAGAAAAATTACCGGGCTTTACCGGATGGTAAAAATCGCGCCTTAGCGGGCTTATCCATGGGTGGTCTGCAAACCTTACACGCCGGCATGCGCAATACCCAATTATTTAACTATTTGGGCGTATTCAGCTCCGGCTGGTTTAGTAACCAACCCGCTTTATCTAATCCACAATACGAATTTATTCAGAATAACATGGCCACTATCAACAACAACCTGAAACTGCTGTGGGTAGCCATGGGCGGCAAAGAAGATATTGCTTACCAAAATTGCAAAGAAATGCTCGCTAAGTTTGATCAAATGAAAGTAAAATACACCTATACCGAATATCCGGGTGGGCATACCTGGCCCGTATGGCGGAATAACCTTTATAATTTTGCCCCGCTTTTGTTTAAATAA
- a CDS encoding sensor histidine kinase, producing MNRIIQVVGISLIIGTVFGLYFYWTNPNKSSVIILNSIFSSVSIGSLMMLFIYQRQVVLRGIRLESLRLLGMMLLLVLAAILGTELAHWLREVVLFHREFHFTQNQNIYFLNIIIVFVTGIPIYQQEVWKEHTNARIQKQQFELLQLKQLQTQTELEMLRAKINPHFLYNVHNTIAGLIYSAPGQAEQMVLLLSKFFRFTLNKTSNTFHTVQEEVEISQTYLKLQQIRFGERLQTRWDIAQNCTNEQVPSFMLQPLVENAVKYSIEQVPGPGKIDVQVFKDNEWLVLRVADEGPAYKEPLPYGFGLQSILDKLNLLYPDKYTFTLHNHPDKYVQIRLYSPVT from the coding sequence ATGAATCGTATCATCCAGGTAGTAGGAATATCTTTAATCATTGGAACCGTTTTCGGGCTCTATTTCTATTGGACTAATCCAAATAAGAGTAGCGTTATTATTTTAAATTCTATCTTTTCCAGTGTCTCTATCGGTTCCCTGATGATGTTGTTTATCTACCAACGGCAGGTAGTTTTGCGAGGTATCCGACTGGAATCGCTCCGGCTATTGGGGATGATGCTGTTGCTGGTACTAGCCGCTATTTTAGGTACCGAGTTAGCGCATTGGTTGCGGGAAGTGGTGCTGTTTCATCGGGAATTTCACTTTACCCAAAACCAGAACATTTACTTTCTAAACATTATCATTGTATTTGTTACGGGCATTCCCATTTATCAGCAGGAAGTTTGGAAAGAACATACGAATGCTAGAATTCAAAAACAGCAATTTGAGCTCCTGCAGTTAAAGCAACTCCAAACGCAAACCGAACTGGAAATGCTGCGAGCGAAAATTAATCCGCATTTTCTTTACAACGTTCACAACACGATTGCCGGACTCATCTATTCTGCTCCCGGACAGGCCGAACAAATGGTGCTGCTTTTATCGAAGTTCTTCCGCTTTACGCTGAACAAAACCAGCAACACCTTTCATACGGTGCAGGAAGAAGTAGAGATTAGCCAGACCTATTTAAAACTGCAGCAAATTCGTTTTGGAGAACGGCTGCAAACGCGCTGGGATATTGCCCAAAATTGTACGAACGAACAAGTGCCCTCCTTTATGCTGCAGCCCCTCGTGGAAAATGCCGTTAAGTATAGTATTGAACAAGTGCCCGGTCCCGGTAAAATTGACGTACAGGTTTTTAAGGATAATGAATGGCTGGTGTTGCGGGTGGCTGATGAAGGACCCGCTTATAAAGAACCCCTCCCATATGGTTTTGGTTTACAAAGTATCCTGGATAAGCTTAACCTGCTTTACCCTGATAAGTATACTTTTACCCTTCATAATCATCCCGATAAGTATGTCCAAATCCGACTTTACTCCCCGGTCACTTAA
- a CDS encoding LytR/AlgR family response regulator transcription factor — MSKSDFTPRSLKRSVLLVDDEAIARHRLRQLLQPYHAQIEIIGEASNGDEAQQQIERWRPDVVFLDIEMPGKSGLQVVKELQFQPLIIFVTAYEQYAIKAFEENSLDYLLKPVEPERLARTIQRLFERQQPNPLSPAQLQALLEQLQPVKELKVIPVKTGEQIILVPVKEIVFLEAKDKYVTVHLVKKKYLLDQPLSYLEERLPADFIRVQRAYLINQNHIQEIRKYFNGGFVFTMADAAATTIKSGSTYQGELKRLFEI, encoded by the coding sequence ATGTCCAAATCCGACTTTACTCCCCGGTCACTTAAAAGAAGCGTTCTGCTGGTAGACGATGAGGCGATTGCGCGACACCGGTTACGGCAACTCTTGCAACCTTACCATGCCCAAATAGAAATAATTGGCGAAGCGAGTAACGGCGATGAGGCCCAGCAACAAATAGAACGGTGGCGGCCTGATGTCGTGTTTTTGGATATTGAAATGCCGGGTAAAAGTGGCTTGCAGGTAGTGAAAGAATTGCAATTCCAACCTTTAATCATATTCGTAACGGCGTATGAACAATATGCCATAAAAGCCTTCGAAGAAAATTCTCTGGATTACTTGCTCAAACCCGTAGAACCAGAGCGACTAGCCCGGACCATTCAACGGTTGTTCGAGCGGCAGCAACCAAATCCGCTCTCGCCGGCTCAGCTACAGGCACTCTTGGAGCAATTACAGCCAGTTAAGGAATTGAAAGTAATTCCGGTAAAAACGGGGGAGCAAATTATCCTGGTGCCAGTAAAAGAAATTGTTTTTTTAGAAGCGAAAGATAAGTATGTAACCGTGCATTTAGTAAAGAAAAAGTATTTGCTGGACCAGCCGCTTTCGTATTTAGAAGAACGCCTACCCGCGGATTTTATCCGGGTTCAACGCGCTTACCTTATCAATCAAAATCACATCCAGGAAATACGCAAATACTTCAACGGGGGCTTCGTCTTTACCATGGCCGATGCCGCGGCAACTACCATTAAAAGTGGCAGTACCTACCAAGGGGAATTAAAGCGGCTGTTCGAAATTTAA
- a CDS encoding carboxymuconolactone decarboxylase family protein: MKRVNINQTEPQAYKAMYALEAYLATTQLTKTHKDLIKIRASQMNGCAYCIDLHTKDALKNGETPQRIFLLNAWRETDLFTEEEKVILAITEEVTLIHNHGLSEETYKKAEQAFEPNYIAQMIMAVAVINAWNRIAISTHMTPAPASY, from the coding sequence ATGAAAAGAGTAAATATTAACCAAACCGAACCGCAAGCCTATAAAGCCATGTACGCTTTGGAAGCTTATTTAGCGACCACCCAATTAACCAAAACGCACAAAGATTTGATAAAAATTCGTGCTTCTCAAATGAATGGCTGCGCTTATTGTATTGATCTCCACACCAAAGATGCCCTTAAAAACGGCGAAACCCCGCAACGTATTTTTTTACTGAATGCCTGGCGAGAAACGGATTTATTTACGGAGGAAGAAAAAGTAATTTTAGCCATTACAGAAGAAGTTACATTAATACACAACCACGGATTATCCGAGGAAACGTACAAAAAGGCAGAACAAGCTTTCGAGCCAAACTATATTGCCCAAATGATAATGGCCGTAGCAGTTATAAATGCCTGGAACCGAATTGCCATCAGCACGCACATGACTCCTGCTCCTGCATCATATTAA
- a CDS encoding HD domain-containing protein, producing MVVKNPKVVAGIQIPDSTIATQATELLFEHGKEFLYNHSLRAFLFASLQGQQNKILYDPELLFVSAVFHDLGLTPHYSSPDKRFEVDGANAARDFLKSHGLSQPALQLVWDSVALHTTPGIAEFKEAEVALLNFGVALDVVGRGYEHVSEKHREAIIQQFPRTDFKKKVIPTFFEGFKHKTDTTYGSINADICAFMIPHFHRKDFCDSILHSPWSE from the coding sequence ATGGTAGTAAAAAATCCGAAGGTTGTTGCTGGTATACAAATTCCTGACAGCACGATAGCCACTCAGGCTACCGAATTATTGTTCGAACATGGTAAGGAATTTCTTTATAATCATTCCTTACGCGCTTTTTTATTCGCTTCTTTGCAGGGGCAGCAAAATAAAATTCTCTACGATCCTGAACTCCTGTTTGTAAGCGCAGTTTTTCATGACCTGGGACTCACACCGCATTACAGCAGTCCGGATAAGAGGTTTGAAGTAGACGGAGCCAATGCCGCCCGCGATTTCTTGAAGAGTCATGGACTTTCACAACCGGCGCTTCAGTTGGTCTGGGACTCGGTTGCCTTACATACCACGCCGGGCATTGCTGAATTTAAAGAAGCGGAAGTGGCTTTATTAAATTTTGGAGTAGCATTGGATGTGGTTGGTAGAGGTTATGAGCATGTATCGGAAAAGCACCGGGAGGCTATTATCCAACAATTTCCCCGGACTGATTTCAAGAAAAAGGTGATACCTACTTTTTTTGAAGGCTTTAAACATAAAACGGATACCACCTATGGCAGTATTAATGCCGATATATGTGCATTTATGATTCCGCATTTTCACAGAAAAGATTTCTGCGACTCTATTTTACATTCTCCCTGGAGCGAATAG
- a CDS encoding Crp/Fnr family transcriptional regulator, whose translation MATPEKEVTQWISTKGYFVTDLAGIIFHQPTRWNIQALTNCELYTIQKTDYNNLGQLIPEWHHLEKLFIARCFTFLEDRIFALLSMTAEERYRHLFKQSPELFNQVPLQYLASMMGMMPETLSRLRKRIVF comes from the coding sequence GTGGCCACCCCCGAGAAAGAAGTTACGCAGTGGATTTCGACGAAAGGTTATTTTGTAACGGACCTAGCCGGAATTATATTCCATCAGCCTACCCGGTGGAATATTCAAGCGCTCACAAATTGCGAACTGTATACTATCCAAAAAACGGACTACAATAATTTAGGCCAACTAATCCCTGAATGGCACCACTTAGAAAAATTATTTATTGCGCGTTGTTTTACCTTTCTGGAAGATAGAATATTTGCCTTACTTTCTATGACCGCAGAAGAACGTTACCGGCATTTATTTAAACAAAGTCCGGAATTGTTTAACCAGGTGCCATTGCAATATTTAGCTTCGATGATGGGGATGATGCCCGAGACCTTAAGCAGGTTGAGAAAGAGAATAGTTTTTTGA
- a CDS encoding SRPBCC family protein: MTAINWKAPVVCSKKIIVEAHPGQVWSRLADIANWSTWLTTVSTAQLNGPLEPNTTFDWKTGGMKIHSTLHTVNPNQQFGWTGKVYGIFAIHNWTFKAVGEHTQVEVSESMEGLLASLLQNWFNKTLERDMAKSLMLLKEACEKEVDSLLPC, translated from the coding sequence ATGACAGCAATCAATTGGAAAGCTCCGGTAGTATGTAGTAAAAAAATAATAGTGGAAGCTCATCCCGGGCAGGTTTGGTCCCGGTTAGCTGACATTGCTAATTGGAGCACCTGGTTAACAACCGTTAGTACCGCCCAACTGAATGGGCCATTGGAGCCGAATACTACTTTTGACTGGAAAACAGGCGGTATGAAAATTCATTCTACCTTGCATACGGTAAATCCTAATCAACAATTTGGCTGGACCGGAAAGGTTTACGGCATTTTTGCCATTCATAACTGGACTTTTAAGGCGGTAGGCGAGCACACCCAAGTAGAAGTAAGCGAAAGCATGGAAGGCCTGTTAGCGAGTCTACTACAGAATTGGTTTAATAAAACCCTGGAGCGAGATATGGCTAAATCCCTTATGTTGTTGAAAGAAGCCTGCGAAAAAGAAGTGGATTCTCTCCTTCCTTGTTAA
- a CDS encoding inorganic diphosphatase has product MIRFRFGFTCWVILSFGVVACKTDYENLPAFTDKKLLQAVIEIPAGTNQLIKYDPKTQEFSNTTDRFVHYLPYPGNYGFVPSTQTAGNGAGDEQPLDILVLSESQPSGTVMEVLPLGILLLERDGLPDPKVIAVPAKPTQQIMDATDYATFNRKYPEIKEIITQWFAHSNPSQKARILGWKNEHYAEDLIRRRMR; this is encoded by the coding sequence ATGATCCGATTTCGGTTTGGTTTTACTTGCTGGGTAATTCTCTCTTTCGGAGTAGTTGCTTGTAAAACAGATTATGAAAATCTACCCGCTTTTACCGATAAGAAACTCCTGCAAGCTGTCATTGAAATACCTGCCGGCACGAATCAATTAATAAAATACGATCCCAAAACCCAAGAATTTAGCAATACCACCGACCGATTTGTTCATTATTTGCCTTATCCCGGCAACTACGGTTTTGTTCCCTCTACCCAAACGGCCGGCAATGGAGCCGGCGATGAACAACCTTTGGATATTCTGGTACTTTCTGAAAGTCAACCCAGTGGAACGGTAATGGAAGTGCTACCGCTGGGTATTTTATTGCTGGAGCGCGACGGATTGCCTGACCCCAAGGTAATTGCCGTACCCGCTAAACCCACCCAGCAAATTATGGATGCTACGGATTACGCCACCTTTAACCGAAAATATCCGGAGATTAAAGAAATAATTACCCAATGGTTTGCCCATTCTAATCCCAGCCAGAAAGCACGTATTCTTGGTTGGAAAAACGAACACTACGCCGAAGACCTAATCAGGCGAAGAATGCGGTAA
- a CDS encoding M1 family metallopeptidase, whose protein sequence is MYDKKFIWIIFWLVPVEIFAQAYWQQEVNYKINVTLNDQLHTLSATEELEYSNHSPDALPFIYFHLWPNAYQNNQTALARQLLQLKKSDFYFAAPNERGYITDLDFKVNGQPVKLEYDEQNPDIGKLILNTPLPAGERLTITTPFTVKIPGSFSRFGHLGQSYQITQWFPKPAVYDKKGWHPMPYLDQGEFYSEFGKFDVSITLPANYIVGATGVLQNPEEQARMNALAAETATKTTFTQDLSFPASASETKTLRYVQDNIHDFAWFADKRFNVLKNQVSLPNSNRTVTTWLLFLNRNAATWVNGVKDINQAVKNYSEWIGEYPYEHVTAVDGALSAGSGMEYPMVTVTDPEAIVHEIGHNWFYGILATNERNHAWMDEGINSYYEFRVAEQADPNYSQLAFLVNNKKLRKLFGLENVHANALNLLLYQMVASRGLDQPVQYPSEKFTSTNYGAIVYLKTGILFKYLAAYLGQERFDKAIQAYFQKWQFRHPYPEDLQAIMEQETGEKLDWFFYNLIQTTSPVDAAVTKVSTSGSNLQVTVQNRSAFPVPVPVAAISADNKILELHWTGLMVHDEQLIFENAAGASKIIIDPEHVVPEINRTNNQYQLTRSFPLQEKRKLQFLAGIEQPDRKQLYYVPVIGANTYDKFMLGLGVYNSSLIQKKVNYAVFPMYSFGQNKLNGIGNINLNVLSRKKSGSTILGFQVSRFERFTKYEPFLTINLPKSSGYAPENQLRFSSTHVSTLQHVELDRPENYFEYTFAYTIPSVQYSISSKNAVTRIAARAEADLFIINRNVSTENKPVLGKITLEYDREYRKGKKLQTRFFAGKFFGNKPQGIGYEQFWLGLSGSQDYKKETVFLDRSQRSHALAAFEHQTDDQEGAFKNYLPVYANRWLTTLNLAADLPVTPFRLYADVGLASFTNSSVPGVVSSETNFYYGSGFSLRGSKILQFYFPVIGSNYTHNFPASFKDFTRNIRFSLNLAGYNPFQFITNTLKQ, encoded by the coding sequence GTGTATGATAAAAAATTTATTTGGATAATCTTTTGGTTGGTACCGGTCGAAATATTCGCGCAAGCTTATTGGCAACAAGAAGTAAACTACAAAATTAACGTTACCCTCAACGATCAGTTACATACCTTATCGGCTACCGAAGAACTAGAATACAGTAACCATTCCCCGGATGCCTTACCCTTTATCTACTTTCATTTATGGCCGAATGCTTACCAAAACAACCAAACGGCGCTGGCCCGGCAACTTCTTCAACTAAAAAAATCGGATTTTTACTTTGCTGCCCCAAATGAGCGAGGATACATTACCGATTTAGATTTTAAAGTGAATGGCCAACCGGTTAAACTAGAGTACGATGAACAAAATCCGGATATTGGTAAGCTTATTTTAAACACTCCCCTACCTGCGGGCGAACGCCTTACTATCACCACGCCTTTTACCGTAAAAATTCCGGGTTCTTTCTCGCGCTTCGGGCACCTGGGGCAATCTTACCAAATAACGCAGTGGTTTCCTAAGCCGGCGGTATACGACAAAAAAGGGTGGCACCCGATGCCTTACTTAGATCAGGGTGAATTTTATAGTGAATTTGGCAAATTTGACGTATCTATTACCTTACCGGCCAATTACATTGTGGGAGCAACCGGTGTGTTGCAAAACCCCGAAGAACAAGCCCGAATGAACGCCTTAGCCGCCGAAACAGCAACTAAAACTACTTTTACCCAAGATTTATCTTTTCCTGCTTCCGCTTCCGAAACTAAAACCTTGCGGTATGTACAAGATAACATTCATGATTTTGCCTGGTTCGCCGATAAGCGTTTTAACGTCTTAAAAAACCAAGTAAGCCTACCAAACTCAAACCGTACAGTTACTACCTGGCTCTTGTTTTTAAATAGAAATGCTGCTACCTGGGTGAACGGGGTAAAAGACATTAACCAAGCGGTAAAAAATTATTCGGAGTGGATAGGCGAATACCCGTACGAGCACGTCACCGCCGTAGACGGAGCATTAAGCGCGGGATCGGGCATGGAATACCCCATGGTAACTGTTACCGATCCGGAAGCTATTGTGCACGAAATAGGGCATAACTGGTTTTATGGTATTTTGGCTACCAACGAACGAAATCACGCCTGGATGGACGAAGGCATTAATTCGTATTACGAGTTCCGGGTAGCCGAACAAGCAGATCCTAACTATAGCCAACTAGCATTTTTAGTAAACAATAAAAAACTCCGAAAACTATTCGGTTTGGAAAACGTGCATGCCAATGCTTTAAATTTATTATTGTATCAAATGGTAGCTAGCCGGGGCTTGGATCAACCGGTGCAGTATCCATCGGAAAAATTTACCTCTACCAATTACGGGGCGATTGTGTACTTAAAAACAGGTATTTTATTTAAATACCTGGCGGCTTACCTGGGTCAGGAACGATTTGATAAAGCCATACAAGCGTATTTTCAAAAATGGCAATTCCGGCATCCTTACCCCGAAGATTTACAAGCCATAATGGAGCAGGAAACCGGCGAAAAATTGGATTGGTTTTTTTACAATTTAATTCAAACTACTTCACCGGTAGATGCAGCCGTAACCAAGGTTTCTACTTCCGGGTCTAACTTACAAGTTACCGTTCAAAACCGTTCGGCTTTTCCCGTTCCGGTACCGGTTGCCGCAATAAGTGCGGATAACAAAATCCTGGAACTGCACTGGACCGGGCTTATGGTACACGACGAACAACTAATTTTTGAAAATGCCGCTGGAGCGAGCAAAATAATAATTGACCCGGAACACGTGGTTCCCGAAATCAACCGGACCAATAACCAGTACCAGTTAACCCGTTCGTTTCCCTTACAAGAGAAACGGAAACTCCAATTTTTGGCCGGAATAGAACAACCAGATCGCAAGCAATTATACTACGTGCCCGTAATTGGCGCGAATACTTACGATAAATTTATGCTGGGCCTGGGCGTTTACAACAGTTCGCTTATTCAGAAAAAGGTAAATTACGCCGTTTTCCCCATGTATAGTTTCGGGCAAAATAAATTAAACGGTATAGGTAACATCAACTTGAACGTATTATCCCGGAAGAAAAGCGGCAGTACTATATTGGGCTTTCAGGTTTCCCGGTTCGAGCGCTTTACCAAGTACGAGCCTTTTTTAACCATTAATCTGCCAAAAAGCAGCGGCTATGCTCCGGAAAATCAATTACGCTTTAGTTCCACTCACGTGAGCACCCTGCAGCATGTGGAATTAGACAGGCCGGAAAATTATTTTGAGTATACCTTTGCCTATACCATTCCATCGGTGCAATACAGTATAAGCAGTAAAAACGCGGTAACCCGAATAGCAGCGCGGGCGGAAGCTGATTTATTTATTATAAACCGAAACGTTTCTACCGAAAATAAACCCGTTTTAGGCAAAATTACCTTAGAATACGACCGCGAGTACCGCAAAGGCAAAAAACTACAAACCCGGTTTTTTGCGGGCAAGTTTTTCGGTAATAAACCCCAAGGTATCGGCTACGAACAATTCTGGTTAGGTTTGAGCGGTAGTCAGGATTATAAAAAGGAAACCGTTTTCCTGGATCGGTCCCAACGCAGCCACGCCCTTGCGGCTTTTGAGCACCAAACGGATGACCAAGAAGGAGCCTTTAAAAATTACTTGCCGGTATATGCTAACCGTTGGTTAACTACTTTAAACCTGGCCGCTGATTTACCGGTTACTCCTTTTCGTTTATATGCCGATGTTGGACTGGCCTCTTTTACAAATTCGTCCGTTCCAGGAGTAGTAAGCTCGGAAACCAATTTTTATTATGGCAGTGGTTTTAGTTTGCGCGGCAGCAAGATTTTACAGTTTTACTTTCCGGTAATAGGCAGCAATTATACCCATAATTTCCCGGCCAGTTTTAAAGATTTTACTCGTAACATCCGTTTTTCTTTAAATTTAGCGGGGTATAATCCTTTTCAATTTATTACCAATACCTTAAAACAATGA
- a CDS encoding GNAT family N-acetyltransferase has product MFPNIYTKRLVLRQILQDDIEQVFNGLSDERVVKHYGVSYDTLAATQAQINWYYALYAQQTGIWWGLCTANNPELIGACGINNISRQHGKAELGFWLLPAYWNQGLMYEATDACLDFVFNELRLHRLEAYVETLNYASAALLQKLRFQQEGIFRDYEFKNGKYINIALYSRLCTE; this is encoded by the coding sequence ATGTTTCCAAATATTTATACCAAACGGCTGGTGCTCCGGCAAATACTTCAGGACGATATTGAACAAGTATTTAATGGTTTATCCGATGAGCGGGTTGTAAAACATTACGGCGTTTCTTACGACACTTTAGCGGCCACTCAGGCGCAGATTAATTGGTATTATGCCTTATACGCGCAGCAAACGGGTATTTGGTGGGGCCTTTGCACGGCTAATAACCCGGAGTTAATAGGCGCCTGCGGCATTAACAATATTTCGCGCCAGCACGGAAAAGCCGAGCTTGGTTTTTGGCTCCTGCCCGCTTACTGGAATCAAGGATTAATGTACGAAGCCACGGATGCTTGTCTTGATTTTGTTTTTAACGAATTGCGCCTGCACCGCTTAGAAGCTTACGTAGAAACCTTAAATTATGCTTCGGCCGCTTTACTGCAAAAACTACGTTTTCAGCAAGAAGGTATCTTTCGGGATTATGAATTTAAAAACGGGAAGTATATAAACATAGCCCTTTATTCGCGGTTATGTACGGAGTAA
- a CDS encoding 3-keto-disaccharide hydrolase, whose product MKKLLNLWVLIFLLFSCSRANTTANKGSKGEKDGWVSLFDGSTLNGWRASENPSTFSVENGSIVVHGPRAHLFYEGPAQNHDFKNFIFKAQVMTTPGSNSGMFIHTAYQDTGWPSKGYEIQVNNSHTDWRRTGSLYAVQDVKEQIVKDNEWYTEQIEVQGKRITIKINDRTVVDYTEPDSVAVKNAGGKMLSSGTVALQGHDPNSKVYFKDVMIKPLPE is encoded by the coding sequence ATGAAAAAATTATTGAATTTATGGGTGCTAATTTTTTTACTTTTTAGCTGCTCCCGGGCCAATACCACTGCAAATAAAGGAAGTAAAGGTGAAAAAGACGGATGGGTAAGCCTGTTCGACGGCTCTACCCTTAACGGTTGGCGAGCCAGCGAAAACCCCAGTACTTTTAGCGTCGAAAACGGTAGTATTGTGGTACACGGTCCCCGGGCGCATTTATTCTACGAAGGTCCGGCGCAAAACCACGATTTCAAAAATTTTATCTTTAAAGCTCAGGTAATGACTACCCCCGGCTCTAATTCCGGCATGTTTATTCATACGGCTTACCAGGATACCGGCTGGCCCTCTAAAGGGTACGAAATACAAGTAAATAACTCCCATACCGACTGGCGCCGTACCGGCAGTTTGTACGCGGTGCAAGATGTGAAAGAACAAATTGTAAAAGACAATGAGTGGTACACCGAGCAAATTGAGGTGCAAGGAAAAAGAATTACCATTAAAATAAACGACCGTACCGTAGTAGATTATACCGAACCCGATAGCGTAGCCGTGAAGAACGCCGGCGGCAAAATGCTTTCCAGCGGTACTGTCGCCTTGCAAGGTCATGACCCGAACAGTAAAGTTTATTTTAAAGATGTCATGATTAAGCCTTTGCCTGAATAA